Part of the Candidatus Brocadia sinica JPN1 genome, CATTTCAGGTTTTTAGTTCCTCCACACAACTTTAAGCCCTAGTCAAATGCCGGTATTTGATGCGGTGGGGCTGGTCTTCTGTAATGCCAAGACGTTTTTTTCTATCCGCTTCATATTCGGAATAGTTTCCTTCAAACCAGAAGGTTTTGCTGTCTCCCTCGAAGGCAAGGATGTGGGTAGCGATCCGATCGAGGAACCAGCGGTCATGGCTGATCGCCAGGACACAACCGGAGAAATTTTCCAGGGCGTCTTCCAAAGCCCGCATGGTGTTTACGTCGAGATCATTCGTGGGTTCGTCTAACAGAAGCAGATTGGCGCCTTCTTTCAGTATACAGGCAAGATGTACCCTGTTCCGTTCTCCACCTGATAGTGTTTTCACTGGCTTTTGCTGGTCTGTCCCGGAAAAATTAAAACGCGCCACATACGCACGGGAATTAACCTCCCTGCTGCCAAGCCGGATAATATCCTTCCCCCCTGAAATTATCTCCCATATGGTTTTGCTGGGATCGAGGGTTTCCCGACTTTGATCAACGTATGCGAGCTTAACCGACTCACCCACCCGGATCGTACCGGTATCCGGTTTTTCTTGGCCGGTAATCATGCGGAATAGGGTGGTTTTTCCGGCGCCGTTGGGGCCAATGATCCCGACAATTCCTCCGCGTGGCAGGGAAAAGGTCATCCCCTCCACCAAAATACGGTCTCCGTATGCCTTGGTTACCTTGTCTGCTTCAACGACCAAATTACCCAGTCTCGGGCCGGGCGGGATATAGATCTCTAAATCCTTTATACGGTTTTCACCTTGTTGTTCAAGGAGCGATTCGTAAGAGTTAATACGTGCCTTCGATTTTGCGTGTCTGCCCTTGGGTGTCATCCTGATCCATTCCAGCTCGCGTTTGAGGGTCTTTTGCCGCTCGGTCTCCTGCTTTTCTTCCTGCTGTAACCTCTTTTGCTTTTGCTCAAGCCATGACGAATAATTCCCCTTCCAGGGAATTCCATACCCCCTGTCCAGTTCTAATATCCAGCCGGCTACATTATCGAGAAAATAGCGATCATGGGTTACTGCGATCACCGTGCCCTCATAATTTTGCAAATGATGCTCCAGCCATGCAACCGATTCGGCGTCAAGATGGTTCGTCGGTTCGTCTAACAGTAAAATGTCCGGTTTTTGCAATAATAACCGGCAAAGCGCCACACGGCGTCGTTCCCCTCCGGATAACACCTTTATCGGCATGTTCCCTTCGGGGCAACGCAAGGCGTCCATTGCCATTTCCAGGCGTGCATCCAGATCCCATGCGCCAAGCGAG contains:
- the ettA gene encoding energy-dependent translational throttle protein EttA, which gives rise to MSNQPNKIIYSMLKVSKYYDKKPVLKDISLSYFYGAKIGVLGLNGSGKSSLLRILAGVDTDFNGQATLSPGYTVGFLEQEPHLDETKTVREIVEQGVQELVDLHNEYNRINERFAEPMSDDDMNKLIERQGEVQEKIDSLGAWDLDARLEMAMDALRCPEGNMPIKVLSGGERRRVALCRLLLQKPDILLLDEPTNHLDAESVAWLEHHLQNYEGTVIAVTHDRYFLDNVAGWILELDRGYGIPWKGNYSSWLEQKQKRLQQEEKQETERQKTLKRELEWIRMTPKGRHAKSKARINSYESLLEQQGENRIKDLEIYIPPGPRLGNLVVEADKVTKAYGDRILVEGMTFSLPRGGIVGIIGPNGAGKTTLFRMITGQEKPDTGTIRVGESVKLAYVDQSRETLDPSKTIWEIISGGKDIIRLGSREVNSRAYVARFNFSGTDQQKPVKTLSGGERNRVHLACILKEGANLLLLDEPTNDLDVNTMRALEDALENFSGCVLAISHDRWFLDRIATHILAFEGDSKTFWFEGNYSEYEADRKKRLGITEDQPHRIKYRHLTRA